A stretch of DNA from Equus asinus isolate D_3611 breed Donkey chromosome 20, EquAss-T2T_v2, whole genome shotgun sequence:
CTGCTTCCAAAGGGCTGCTCCTCCCACACCAGCCGCAGAACCGAGTCACCAGCCCCCACTCACCCAGCTGAAGCCGGCAGTGAGGGTCGGGGACCCTGAGTGGGTGAGTGCCTCGGCAGGTGAACTCTCTGCCAGTCAGATCTTCCCGGGCCTGCAGGAGGTGGACGGCCAGCGAGGAGCTGCTGCCGCCCAGGGGCTGCTGCTGTCCATCAAGCCAGCTCAGCACGGCAGGGGGCTCACCTCCAGGCCACTCACACCTCAGCATGATGAACTGGTCTCTGATTGTGCCTGTGGTCCAGCAGGTGGGGCTCAAGAGGGGTTCCCCTGGATAGGAAATGATGGTTCGGCATGACCCAACAGGTGGAGGAATGGCTTGGCAGGCCTACCGCATATCTCGCTCCTTAATTTATTGCTTCACTAACTCATTCATCcatgtactcattcattcattcattcattcactcactcatcatGTATTGAGGGCGATCACGTACCAGAGAAACAGTGGGAACAGACACTAAGCAAACAATTACAACATAATTTGATGAGTGCTAGAGTATCGGTAGAAAGACAGACTCTAGAGGAGGAGGACTTTGCAGACAGGATGACATTTGAACTTGGTCTTGGTAGATGGGAGGGAGTTTCCAAGGCAGAGATGAAGCTAAAGGCATATTTCAAGACCAACATGCAATCGAGCCGTAGAAGTACAGTGCGAGGTCGAGGAGAGACTGCTGACcctggaggctgggagacagGTAGGGCATCACAGGGCTCCAAGCCCGAATTGAGGAGGACAGGGCACAGTGCAGATGGAGACCagggctggagtggagagaaggTGGGAGGTAAGGTCTGAGCTCAGTGCTGCCCACCTCCTTGTTAACATGGCAAGTCTTAGAGAGTTTGTGGTCTGGAGCTTCACCCCAGATCTGAGGCCCCCTCTAGGTGTCTCCTCTGGCCCCCACgacccctctgcctggagtgtcAGAGACCTGCTGCTTCCTGTGTCCACTCACAGAGCGTGATCCTGCAGAGGGCGGGCAGTGCCAGGGCTGGGTGCTGGCCAGTGCAGGTGAAGACACTGCTGTTGGGGAGCTCTGTGGCTGCACGACTCCAGGTGACATTGCTGGGGGCAGTGGGGCCAGTTCCCTGGGGCCCTTCCCACTGCAGCTGGGCAGCTGGAAGCCCCCCAGGCCAGGCACAGACCAAAGTCACAGCCCCAAGGGTGGGGAGCACAGCACAGGAGGGCCGCCCCTCAGGGGGATCTGCATGGGGAAGTGAGTGAGGAtggggctggaggccggggctgtTAAGGGTAAGGGAAGTAGGTAAGGACAAGTGGCGAGTGGGGAAAGATTGATCCCTCTGAGGGACTGGTGAGGAAAAGGCTgagtcaaggggaggggattatggGGAGGCAGGAGTTCAGAGTCCCTGGAGAATCCCAGAACACACGCCGCCCGccccccccgccctccccgcccccgcccaggGAAGCCCCCATCTCCTGTTCTCTTCATTGCCCCTGGACACTATGCCTCCCTGTCATTACTctgcccttctctgtgcctcagttcagCCCCCAGGGCCATGGGAATAATTACTTGGGGAGGGAGCTATATAGGGTTAGGGGCTTCCCCTCTCCCTACCCCTTCCCGTGGATTTCTTAGCCTCTCCCCCGGGGCTCTGCAACTCTGTTTGGTACCCCagacctccctcccccaccaattTTGACACCACTTTCCACAAGGCACCCGGGGTCTGCCAGAGCACAGGCCTGTGGTGGCTCCAGCCATGGGTGGCCCCTACCCACACACTCACAGTAGATGGTGAGCCGGACAGTGGTCTGTGTGCGGCTGTCCAGGCGGCTGTTGTGGGCCAGGCAGGTGTATAGGCCTGTGTGGGTGCGGCCAGCGCTGGCAATGATGTAGGTAGGCCCAGCGTGGACCTGAGTGTGGTCACGGAGCCACACATAGTGACTAGGCGGGTTGGATGCAGCCAGGCAGTTCAGGGTcacctcttccctctcactgGCCCAAAAACCTTCCTCAGTGAAGCCCGGCGGCTCTACGGTGATCACAGGATTGTCTGGACCATCTGGAGGGCAAGGAAGTTTTGTCACACCGCTCCaatcttcattccttcattcactcatatAATCACTACTGAATTCATCCACCATTCAACAAGCATGTATTATGCACCAACTGTGCCAACCATTATGCTAGCCCCCAAGGAACTCAGAGCCCAGTGGCCAGAGCACAGTCTAAGTAGGTGATCAGAGTCCGGGGAGGTGAGCACCATAGGCTGTGGGAGCTCAGGAGGGCAGCTGTGACTCTGGGAGGCTTCCCTGAGGGACTGGCGGGCTGGGTTGAGGTAGGGGGACGGGCCAGAGTTGGCTAAGCAGAGGAGCGGCAGGGAGCCCAACCCTCCCAGTTTGCCCGCAATTGAGGGGTTTCCTGGAAGTGGGCTGGTTGGTGCTCCTAGactggagagggaagaaaacagagtGGGAAGGTACCCTGAGCATGAtcccagcagccagcccttcgCAGCTCCTTGAGTCCCGacctttccctctctcctaaGCCCCCACTCCCCCTGACTCCCAGAGAGGACTGAATTCCCTGCCTGCTTCCATTCTGCTCCCACCTCTTTCCAAGAACTGCTCAACTGTCTGCTCCCCAGCCCTCAGTTTACAATTCCCACAAACCGCCTGCGACAAGACAGACAGGACGCCGTTAGTCCTTGCTCCTTAAATCCTCCAGACCGACACTGTCCAAGAGATATATACGAGCCACAGAGGTTTTAAATTTTCCGGTAGCCAAAacttaaagaggaaaaataagcaaaCCCAACCAAGCCAAAAAACACTAGTaggttttaataatatattttatttaaccaaatacCCAGAATATTGTCATTTCAATGTATAATCAATATAAAGTTATTGACGaactattttctatatattttttagatgCTCTTGAAAGTGCAGTGTGCGTTGCACACTTGAGCCTGTCTCAAGTTTGACCAGCCACGTCTCAAGTGCTCGGAGCCCTGCGAGTGTCTACCACGCTGGACAGTGTCGCTCTAGACCGTCCCAGCCTCCTCTTTCACACAaacttctgatttctttttatttgtaaagttaatttttttttttttaattttcagaagttCATTAGCATTACATGTTCTCCTCTTTACTGAAATAACAGGTCTGGTCTTTCATTCCCTTTTATATGAGGTTGCTGCTTCTTCCTCATTGGTTGTTTTGGTTCTTTGCATGGTCTAAAAAGTAATCCTTTGCTACATGTGATCTAAAGACAAACTTCTGATTTCTACCTTCAGGCTCTCAGCCTCAGACTTGCAACCAACTTGCTGCCCTCTCTTCCCACCAGGGGCCCTCCACCCCGTTTCCTCAGGGTTCACTTGGTCCCTGAAAGTCATTCGGGCTCAACCCAAAGACAGAATTTCTGGGCCACGCCTAAAATTATGGGTAAAATTGTGACTATGAATGTATGCATGTTCCTGAGAAGAGGAGCCCATGACCTTGAAAAACTTCAATCCCCTTGTACTGGAGCCTTTTGGGCCCCTGTGCCCTGGGTACAGTGCCCTGAGGCTCTTGCCTGTTGGAGCCTCTTGGAGATCTGGGGCCCTCCTGGGGATCCTGAGGTGTGTCAGGAAGCTGAGCGTGGGTGGGTAGGGGGGTGCCagccctgacccccaccccaaGTCTGACTCACAGATGACATCCAGGAAGGCTCCGTCACTGTTCAGCCGGTTGACAGCGTTGTGGGCACTGCACATGTACCAGCCCAGGTGTGTCCTGTTGACTGGGTCCAGCTGGAGAAGTCTCTTCGTGACCCCCACCAGCGCTTCCCAAGAGCCTTGGGGTGCCTGATGCTGCCAGGCAAAGGTCACGGGCTCGGTGCCCTCCCGCACTGCACACGTGGCCACCACGGAGGTCCCCTCCACTGGGGACGGGTCACTCAGCCGCACCTGAGGCTTCGATACAGGCACTGGCCAGAGGAAGGAGAGGCCCTGTGTTTGTTATAGCAGACCCAGGCTGTGCCGGGCTGGGTGCAGCTGCCCAGCCCTtgctggctgggggctggcctgccCCCTATGCCCCGAAATATCCCCTCCTCGTGATCCCAGGTTTCCTCTCTCCCTGGAGGCAGGGCCCTGTAGAACCTGGGCCCAGAAGAATACACTGGGAAGCACACGCAAATAGAAGCAAAGCAGCATGCAAAGCAGCTCCAGTCAGCCGGGGTCCCGGCGAGGCCCCTCATCCAGCACGGCCAGAGCGAGGTAGGAGTAGGTGGCGTGGAGCTGGCCGCCGGCCAcgtgcagggcctggcacaggaaGAGGCCACGGGCACCCTCCCGCAGCTCCCTCAGCACCAGGCTGCTGTTCTGCAGACTCACGGCCCCCAGAGCCGAGGCCCCGGCCTCCACCTTGGACTCTGCTCCATTGGTGACGGCCACAGGATGGGGAATCAGTGAGCCTAGGGGCGTGAAGCTCCAGAAGACCACCAGAGGGGCAGGCCGGGAACCACAGGCCAGCTCCACAGAGCTGCCCCTCACTCCTTGGATGGATGCGGCCTCCTCTGCGCTGGCTCCGAGGGTCGGATGGGGCTGCCCTGGGGACAGAGTGGCAAGGCAGGACGTCTGGGCTGTTCTGGGTtctcctgctccccctcctcaCCCAGAACTTCTGTTTTATTGTTCTGCAGACCCGGCCAACAGGACAGGGCTTGATGAAGACGGCATAAGCCCTTTTGCAGCTGGTGGGCAAGAGAGTTTCTGAGGGAGCCTGCGAGTTTCCTGTTTGGATGTGCTGTAGGAGTGGGCTGGGTGGGAGAATCCTTGACTGAGACCAGGGAAGGGACTGGAGTAGAGGTTCCCATCCTCGTGGGTCATCAGACCATGTGGAAAGCTTGAGAAAAATATAGATTCCTGGGGCTCATCCCAGACTACTGAGTCAGAATCcccggggcagggggctgggggtcAGGAATCTATAATTTTAACATGCATCCAGAAGTCAATCTGATGATCAGCCAGATGGTGAGCCCTGAGACTCAGGAGATCTACACGGCCTCAGGCACTTCAGGCTCTGGAGGTTTCTGCGTAAGGATTCCGGGGGGATTCCAGACCCACGGCAGCAAAGGGAGGACAACCCCAGCCTGCCATCAGCCCATccagcactcattcattcatcaactgTTCATTATGGAGGGCCTGCTCCATGCCAGGCGCCCAGGTTACAGTGACAATGAGACGCCCCATCCCTGCTCTCACGGAGCTTTCAGTCTGTCAGACATTGAAAGTCATTATGGGGTGAGGCAGGCAAGAGGTGCTCTTTTCTGCTCAGGGCCTAGCACGAAGCACAAGTGTCTGCCCGAGCACCATGGTCTGCTGCCCCTTGTGGCCAGGCGACTATAAAGAGCCTCAGCAAACTTATGAAAATAAATCTCAGAGGACAATAGAGCTACAGGAGTAATTCACACGGCTTCCACTTGCCAAGTGCCTCCTTTGTGTGGTGCCCTGTCCTGGACTCTTCACGTGCATCGCCTACTGACCTTAATTGCGGTAACACCCCCTGAGACTCTGAAACATGAAATCCCTTTGTCTAAAACCACACAGTAGGAGGTGGAGCTGGCATTGGAGCCCCGTTGAAGCTCCAGTCTCAGACGCTTCCCACTGCTACCAGCTTCTccagagagagacaaggagaagACAGGCGTGGAGTCGGAGGAAGGGACAAAGGCAAAATTCCAGTGTTCAATTACCCAGACACCAATTCTTTGCAACCCCGTGGATGCTGATTTGGCCCAACTACCAGCATCTCTCACCTAGACTGTTGCGATGCTCTCTCAGCTGCTCTCAGCTTCTGAAAACCATCTGGCTTGGAGGAAACTTTCTGAAACCCAGACCTGACCACATCACTCCATGCATCCAACCTGACAGTGGCCCTCGGGATAGCTTCCAGCTTTTTCAGGTGATTAATGTGGGATGCCCTCTGtgttccagccctgcctcccccacctggCATATAGTGGTTGCTCAGAGCATGCTGGCTAATGTCTAGCAGATGAACAAAGTTAATGGACTTCATTGAGTGGCTACTCAAGTGCAAAAGGAGGATCccgaggaaaaaagaggaagaaataatgagAGGTGAGTGGGGAATGGGCCACCGTGGAGAGGTGGTCTGAGTATCACTCACCTGAGACCCCTCGATACAGAAGGCAGAGGGGTGTCAGCAGCAGGAGACTGACCCACCAGGGCCCCATCTCCCTGGGTGGCCTCCTGTCTGAGGCCTGTCTGactctcaggctccctctccccagGGCAAAGCCCAGCCCTGGAAGGACTCAGGTTACCAACCTCAGCCCTTCTGACACTTTCACCCCCGCTCTCCTGTTACCCTCTCTGCTCCGATTAGGGGTGAATTATTTACCAGACGATTCATTCCATCCATTGCAGAGTTGGGGAGGGCAAGACCAGGCTGGGGCAGACCAAGGGGAGGACCCTGAGctccctgcattttcattttaatgatatGATCAAATTAGAGAGTCACAGAGCAAAGGGCTGGAAAAGGCCCCAACCTCATCCAGCCCAACCATCTGCCCAGTGCAGGCCTCCTGCCTGCAGCCCTCCAGACCACAGGGGTCAGGAGATTCGGACGCACCTTTCAATGCCCTCTGGCCCCTCCCTGTTCTTCGTGTTTTGTTGGGAGAAGCTGCTGGAGTGGTGGAAGGAGCTCTGGAGTCAAACACCCCCAGGGTTTGGGTCTAACTGACAAACTGCGAAACGTTAGGAAATTTctgagcctctctgagctttggctTCTTCACAGacaaatggggatgataacactTTCTTTCTTGTAAAGATTATTGtgaatattgaatgaaaaaaCTTATATTAGCATCAGGGGTCTTCTTGGGTACTAGTACAGTCCTATTTCTTGACTTGGGTCACAGTTCATCAAGCTGCACATTcatgttttatatacttttacaTACACTTGATAAAAttcacacatgcacgcacgcacacgcacacggaTGAACAGTGTCCAGCATGTAGGCGTACACCATCAGTCATGCTCCTGGTTAGATCTGACCTACAAAGTCTACACCCTGCAGCTGGAATGGAGAGCAGCTTTCCTGCTGGTCAGGGCTCTCTGAATCCTGgcactctccctcttcctctcagcATGTCCTGCTGCCCTAACTGTCTTTGAGTGAAGCCTGAGATAAGGTCAGAGTTTTCCATCCTCTGGGGGCAGGGTTGGGGGCAGGGTAAGATTCCTGAACCCCAGTGAGACGGGGGATCTGATATCTGGTGTCAGGTTCGTCACGGCTCAGCTGGGACAGGAGCTGTCAGGGCTGAGTGCCAGGCAAGCTCCTCCCGGGCCCAGAGATGCTCACCATGGCACTCTCGGCCCCTCACTTGCCCTAGAACAGTGGACAGACCCTGTTCTACTCTCATTCAACCCATGGCCAAGGTCCCTCCATGCCCTCCTTGGGTCTTGAGCCCCGATTCCCTTCTAACTCAGCTTTGAGCCGAATGGTAGATGGTCCCTGAGAGTCGGGCTCCCATGTGGTGAAGATGTCACATGTTCCCCTGACCCTACTGACCAGTCCATACGGCACACTCCTTTTGATCCCCTCACCCCAAACTGGGAATGTTTTCAGCACTCCATTAGACCTTCCTTTGGGAGCAAAGAATGGGGATCTGGGACTGCCATCTGCCTCAGAGTGGGCAGCAGGCCCTGGCTCTGGAGAAAATCTGAGAACTCCACAGGGCGAGTCGGGAAGCCTTTGAAGGATGCTCTGGCCGGCAGCGAGGGCTTGTGTGCGCCTGAAGTTCTCTATTCTGCTTGTGGGATtagcctctttttctttctcactcagaGCCATCAGGTCATGGATGACTTGGGAGGTTCTCCTCAACCCACTTTGTCCCCTTAGTAAGGGAGACCCTGGAAGGAGGAGTCAGGGAACAAGGTGTATTAcccaggattctccagagaaacagaacgaataggatgtgtgtatatatagaaagagattcattataaggaattggctcacatgatcatgggggctggcaagtcccgagatctgcagttggcaagctggagacctggGAGAGCCCATGGTGTAAGTTCGGGTCTGAAggctggcaagctggagacccaagaagagctgatgtttcagttcgAGTCCAAAGGCAGAAAAAGACCAATATCCTAGCTCaaagcagtcaggcaggaggggTTCCCTCTTATTTGGGGGAAGGTCAACCTTTTTGTTCTATccagaccttcaactgattgatgAGGCCCACCCTCACAAGTCGAGGGAGCGATCTGTTTTACTCAGTCCACTGATTCAAACGTTAGTCTCATCCAGAGACATCCTCACAaacacatccagaataatgtttgtcCAAATATCTGAGTACCCCGTGGCCCAGAGAAGTTGAtataaagttaaccatcacagAGGCGAAGTGTGTCCTGCATCCTATGCCCTGGCTCTGCCAGACCAGGCCCCCCAGGGCAGAGCTGCAGCCCCTGTCTGGAAGGGACCAGGAGGCAGGACtggagtgggattgctggctcGGGCTGCTGTCTCTGCTGCTGTGGGAGCTCAGCGGTCAGGGGAGACAAGGTGAGGGGACCTTCACTTTTGAGAGACTAGAGAGCACAGCGGTCAGAACACAGCTTTGCCTCTTTATTACTGTGGATCTTAGCATGTTGCTTATCCCCTCTGAGCTtaagtttcttcatttctataaTCATTTTCCTGAGAAGAATAAATGAGTTTATGTATATATAGCACACACCTATTAAAATTACTTATGCCCCTTGACCTGAAGAATGTAAACAATTaattcaacacacatttcttgagcatctactaaGGTAAGGCACTGTGCTGTATATGGTAGGGCACCTTCCTTTCTCCTGTCCCCTTTCTCGAGGAGCGTCTGCCAAGCCAGGGAAACCTGGTACTGTGCTTTGCTCTGGGTAGGCTCAGTGCCCAGGCCATGGGGCAGGTGCTGCAGGCTCCCAGGTCTGGGTGCCTGCTTTTCATCTTCCCCTCCTGCTCAGGCTTACTCCACCCTGACTGGGGGGACCCCATCCACAGCCCACCTTGGTCCCCAGGCCTCACATCAGCACCTCTATTCATTGCTCTGGGAgatcctggagggagggagaggagacagcGTGGAGTCAGGAGCAATGAGGGGTCAACCCTGGAGGGGTTTCTCAGCTAAACTATGAAAAGAGGTGCTTGGAAGGATAGACTCGAGCATCCAGACTCTTGAGTAGTTTGAGCTGAAATTCTGGAGAGCCAGGTAGAAGGCTCTGAATGGGGCAGTGGGCCCTCCCTTGCAGCACAGGAGGCGCCTCCGCAGCCTTCGGGAGAGATGGCCCTGCAGCCTCTCCCACTGACCACCATTGGGTGGGCATTGCACTAGCTGCACGACCTTGGACAAGAAGcatagcctctctgagcctcctcctcctcacctctaAAAGAACGTAATAATAGCTACCTCTTCAAGTTATCCGACAGGTAAGATGCAACCACACATGTCAAGcacctagcacacagtaagcTTTCAATAATTGTTCATTCTCACCCTCTTTCTCTTTAGGTTGAACTGGAATCTTCTTCCCTGGCACTTCTATCCTTGAGGTTGAATTCTCCATTGAAGCTTTGCAAAATTATTCAAATCCCTCTTCCAACTGAAAGTCATCTAATATTTGCAACAGCATGTCCagcccttctcttctctgcctgaATAATAATTAGAGTTACCACTGATTGCCAGGCATGTGCTATGTGTGCTAGGCGTTTCCAACACTCCATGAGATAGTTCTGCTACCTGCATTTTACAGTGGGCTCAAATTCTCTCCACATTTCCCCCGATGACTTGATTTCCCATGCACCATGTTGCTCCCCACCTTTGGGCATCTCCAGTTTGTCCCATCCACTTGAGGCTGTGTTCACCCTGGGCTGGCCAGAGACCTGTGGAACT
This window harbors:
- the VSIG10L2 gene encoding LOW QUALITY PROTEIN: V-set and immunoglobulin domain-containing protein 10-like 2 (The sequence of the model RefSeq protein was modified relative to this genomic sequence to represent the inferred CDS: deleted 1 base in 1 codon; substituted 1 base at 1 genomic stop codon); the encoded protein is MGPWWVSLLLLTPLCLLYRGVSGQPHPTLGASAEEAASIQGVRGSSVELACGSRPAPLVVFWSFTPLGSLIPHPVAVTNGAESKVEAGASALGAVSLQNSSLVLRELREGARGLFLCQALHVAGGQLHATYSYLALAVLVPVSKPQVRLSDPSPVEGTSVVATCAVREGTEPVTFAWQHQAPQGSWEALVGVTKRLLQLDPVNRTHLGWYMCSAHNAVNRLNSDGAFLDVIYGPDNPVITVEPPGFTEEGFWASEREEVTLNCLAASNPPSHYVWLRDHTQVHAGPTYIIASAGRTHTGLYTCLAHNSRLDSRTQTTVRLTIYYPPEGRPSCAVLPTLGAVTLVCAWPGGLPAAQLQWEGPQGTGPTAPSNVTWSRAATELPNSSVFTCTGQHPALALPALCRITLWEPLLSPTCWTTGTIRDQFIMLRCEWPGGEPPAVLSWLDGQQQPLGGSSSSLAVHLLQAREDLTGREFTCRGTHPLRVPDPHCRLQLEAPQLAVAEPQVSVLEGREAWLGCALLGGMPPAQLLWLGPQRRQVESGTSGYTLHPEGAQLHLRIRDADPACHRGTYQCVALNALGNSSQSVLLEVLRYPAPPNVTISRLTXGRHRREVQLQWAIDGPGNWTGFLVQRRARVPGPGAGAWETAASDIEPESRGRQLGGLDPGVLYAFRILALNHRTAGYPSEVKIPADSPFSAYPAVLGAAGTGMVVATVASLPVFQYAARHPETFPRLGQLLVPTEQSHQIRALREGPEAQAGIETAPTTPSSGPAQESTDAPVNVTITVTATP